A single region of the Sus scrofa isolate TJ Tabasco breed Duroc chromosome 16, Sscrofa11.1, whole genome shotgun sequence genome encodes:
- the RXFP3 gene encoding relaxin-3 receptor 1: MNKAAGGDELAELFSLIPDLLQAANTSGNASLQLQDLLWELGLELPDGAAPGHPPGGGGAETADTEARVRILISVVYWVVCALGLTGNLLVLYLMKSKQGWRKSSINLFVTNLALTDFQFVLTLPFWAVENALDFKWPFGKAMCKIVSVVTSMNMYASVFFLTSMSVARYHSVASALKSHRTQGHGRGDCCGRSLGDSCCFSAKVLCVLIWAAATLASLPNAIFSTTIKVMGEELCLVRFPDKLLGRDRQFWLGLYHLQKVLLGFLLPLGVISLCYLLLVRFISDHCVAGTEGSASAAGGGLAGASARRRSKVTKSVTIVVLSFFLCWLPNQALTTWSILIKFNVVPFSQEYFLCQVYAFPVSVCLAHSNSCLNPILYCLVRREFRKALKNLLWRIASPSLTSMRPFTATTKPEPEDPGLQALAPLHQAAEPDLLYYPPGVVVYSGGRYDLLPSSSAY, translated from the coding sequence ATGAACAAGGCGGCTGGCGGGGACGAGCTTGCAGAACTCTTCAGTCTGATCCCGGACCTTCTGCAGGCGGCCAACACCAGCGGCAACgcgtctctgcagctccaggacttgctgtgggagctggggctggagttGCCGGACGGCGCGGCGCCAGGGCACCCCCCGGGCGGCGGCGGGGCAGAGACCGCGGACACCGAGGCTCGGGTGCGGATTCTCATCAGCGTGGTGTACTGGGTAGTCTGCGCCTTGGGGCTGACGGGCAACCTGCTGGTGCTCTACCTGATGAAGAGTAAGCAGGGCTGGCGCAAGTCCTCCATCAACCTCTTCGTCACCAACCTGGCGCTGACAGACTTTCAGTTTGTGCTCACCCTGCCCTTCTGGGCGGTGGAAAACGCCCTCGACTTCAAATGGCCCTTTGGCAAGGCCATGTGTAAGATCGTATCCGTAGTGACGTCCATGAACATGTACGCCAGCGTCTTCTTCCTCACCTCCATGAGCGTGGCGCGCTACCACTCGGTGGCCTCGGCTCTTAAGAGTCACCGGACCCAAGGGCACGGCCGGGGTGACTGCTGCGGCCGAAGCCTGGGGGACAGCTGCTGCTTCTCAGCCAAAGTTCTGTGTGTGTTGATCTGGGCCGCGGCCACGCTGGCCTCGCTGCCCAACGCCATCTTCTCCACCACCATCAAGGTGATGGGCGAGGAGCTGTGCTTGGTGCGCTTCCCAGACAAGTTGCTGGGGCGCGACAGGCAGTTCTGGCTGGGCCTTTACCACTTGCAGAAGGTGCTGCTGGGCTTCCTGCTGCCACTGGGCGTCATCAGCCTGTGCTATCTGCTGCTGGTGCGCTTCATCTCCGACCATTGCGTGGCTGGGACCGAAGGAAGTGCCTCAGCAGCTGGGGGAGGCCTGGCCGGAGCCAGCGCCCGAAGACGCTCCAAGGTCACCAAATCAGTGACCATCGTGGTCCTATCCTTCTTCCTGTGTTGGCTGCCCAACCAGGCGCTCACCACCTGGAGCATCCTCATCAAGTTCAACGTGGTGCCCTTCAGCCAAGAGTACTTCTTGTGCCAGGTATACGCATTCCCTGTGAGCGTGTGCCTGGCGCACTCCAACAGCTGTCTCAACCCCATCCTCTACTGCCTCGTGCGCCGCGAGTTCCGCAAAGCGCTCAAGAACCTACTGTGGCGCATCGCGTCGCCTTCTCTCACCAGCATGCGCCCTTTCACCGCTACCACCAAGCCAGAGCCCGAGGACCCGGGGCTGCAGGCCCTGGCGCCTCTCCACCAGGCCGCGGAGCCCGACCTGCTCTACTACCCGCCGGGCGTGGTAGTCTACAGCGGGGGGCGCTACGACCTACTGCCCAGCAGCTCCGCCTACTGA